TATTAGAGACAGCTATTTATCTCTTAATTCCCATCAGACGAATAATGTCATGAAAGTGCTGACAATCATCACTTCGATTTTTTCGCCGCTTACTTTTATCGCTGGGATATACGGCATGAATTTTGAACATATGCCTGAGCTGTCTTGGCGCTATGGCTATTTGTTTTCCCTAACTTTTATGATTGTTTTAGGGGTCATCATGATCCTTTGGTTTAAGCGAAAAGGATGGTTCAAATAAAAAACGATGCACTGCATAGATGATGCAGGCATCTTTTTTTATAAACAAATGTTTGCTTCTAGTCTTCTAGTTTTTAAAAGGATAACTATTTTATGGTAGAATTTCCTTATTATTTGCTAGTATCTTTCAAATACTGGGAGAAGTGCTTTATAATAATAGCAGACAGCAAAGTAAATCGGCCAGGCTTTCTGTTAGCAAAACACTGATTATTAAACATGAATGTCTGTTTTTTTGCACTTCTTGGCGGTCATAATTCATTAAACTAAAAGGAGGAATGAAAGCGCTTAAATAAATAAGATGGATGATGGAGGGATTACTATGTATCATTTCGTCACAAATGGTATCTATCGTTTTTGTGAATGGGTGACAAGGCTTGCCTATCTAAATTTATTATGGGCATTCTTTACTGCTGTCGGGTTCATTGTATTTGGAATTGGACCATCAACGGTTGCTATGTATACGGTCACGCGAAAATGGCTGCAAGGGCACACGGATATACCTGTTTATCGCACATTTATGCATGCATATAAGCGGGAATTCTGGCGCGCCAATAAATTAAGCTGGATTTTATTAACGGTAATGGCTGTTTTTTATGTTGATTTTGTTATATTCGGCTGGATGGGCCAAGAAACATCCGTTTTTGCGTTAATTTTTATGATTCTGCTGCTCATTTTTACCATTGTGTTCTTAATGGTGTTTCCCGTGTACGTACACTATGATATTCCGTTATCAAAAACATTTAAGTATGCAGTTCTAATTGGCTTTTCTAGACCATTTTACACGATTGGAATGTTGGCAGGAGCAGTTGGTGCCATTTTAATCAGTCTTATCCACGTAACGGTGATTATATTTTTCAGTGGAAGCTTATTTGCATTGGTTGTCACTGCTTTTGCTATGAAGGCATTTAGCAGCATGGACAAAGGTACAGCTAAGGAACAAGTCTTGCAGTAAAGGAGATAAGACAATAAAGGAGTACTTTCGTTCTATGAGAAAAACATGGGCATCAATCATCACAATCTATCAAAATACGAAACTGAATGGAAAGCTCTTTATTCGCATCACACTTCTTATGGTCGTTACTCTTGCGCTCGTATTAATTTGTCTCCAATATGCTTTCAGCCTATATGATGAACAAATATATGCAAAATCATCACAGGTATTAATGATGTCATCCAATACCATTGAAGAAGAGCTGGAACGCATCGAGGAGGTAAGCTTTAATATTGCCGTTGATCCGCAAATACAATCAGCTTTGCTGGAGCTGCAGGGAGAGGTTACTGGCTATGATATTTACCGGCTCGAGCAAAAGCTGGAGGAGGAGTTAGCCAATTACGTCGGCTCGGAAAGGTATATCCATTCTATCTATCTTTATGATTCTTCAGGGAGAGAATTCTTAGCGGGCTCAAGCTCTAAACCGCTTGGCGAAAAGGAAAAGCGCATTGCTATGTACAGCGCTGACAGGTATGAAGGCAAAAATTATTGGATGGAAATAGACGGTGTGGATGAATTTTTGACTTCTGTACGCCTGCTGCGCTCGTATGAGAATTTAAACTTTGACAGAATCGGCAAGCTGATGATTCGGGTCAACCTTGATAAAATCGTTGCCGGTCTGCCGCTTACACAAGGAGAGGTCGGCGGTAATATCGTTATCTCTAACAGCAGCCAAGTTTTTTACTCACAAAAGGGTACCCATGATTTAGGTGATTTTGATTTCATCACAAAGAAGGGGCAAGGCTATGGTATTGAGAAAATAAACGGCGAAAGATATTTCGTAAATCATATTGCCACAAATTTTGAGGACTGGACATATTGGAATATCATCCCCTTTCATGCGATGTTTTCCAAAATTACAGCAGTCAAATACTCGATGGTGCTATTATTCACGTTTTTATTTATCCTGCTGATTTCAATTGGTTTTGGATTTTTAAAGAGAATTACCAATCCGATCGAGGAGCTGGCCTCCACCATGCAGGAGGTGCAAAAAGGTAACTTTTTAGCTGTGCAATCACTTAAGGTAGATGAAATGCCAGAGGATGAGGTTGGAACGCTATATCGAAATTTTAAGACAATGGTTCAGCGTATTGATGAATTGATCAAGGAAAATTTCTCTAAACAGCTGTTAGTCAAAGAAACCGAGTTCAAAGCACTGCAAGCACAAATTAATCCGCATTTTCTATACAATACGTTAGAATCGGTCAACTGGCTGGCGAAAACGAATAAGCAGCAGCAAATCTCCAGCATGGTGGAAGCACTTGGCCATCTCATGCGTAATTCTATTAATTTTAATGAAGATATTATTACAGTGGAAAAGGAGCTGGACATTGTCCAAAGCTATTTGACGATTCAAAACTATCGGTTTGCCGATCGGCTTGATTTTCAAATGGATATACCTGCTTCTGTGCTGCACCATCATATCCCGAAACTGACACTTCAGCCGCTTTTAGAAAATTCTTTTCAGCACGCAGTGGAGCCTGCTCTTGATGTCTCTACTATTAAACTATCAGCAGTAGAGACTGAACAATTACTGTATATCCGAGTGGAGGATAACGGACCTGGTATTGATCCAAATACACTACTATACATAAAAAAAGGCATTATTAAACCAAAAGGAACCGGGATTGGCCTAAATAATATTGATCAGCGCATAAAGCTCGGTTTTGGTGAGCAATATGGTTTGGAAATTGAGAATCTCGCTGGAAAAGGCACAGCTGTAACAGTCATTTTACCAATTCAAAGGGGTGGTATCAGATGACCTATAAAGTATTGCTGGCTGATGATGAAAGAATTATCGTGGAAGGAATTTCAAGCGTCATCAACTGGAGCATGCTCCATACAGAGCTTGTGGCTACGGCGCGAAATGGCGT
This DNA window, taken from Niallia sp. Man26, encodes the following:
- a CDS encoding YesL family protein, with the protein product MYHFVTNGIYRFCEWVTRLAYLNLLWAFFTAVGFIVFGIGPSTVAMYTVTRKWLQGHTDIPVYRTFMHAYKREFWRANKLSWILLTVMAVFYVDFVIFGWMGQETSVFALIFMILLLIFTIVFLMVFPVYVHYDIPLSKTFKYAVLIGFSRPFYTIGMLAGAVGAILISLIHVTVIIFFSGSLFALVVTAFAMKAFSSMDKGTAKEQVLQ
- a CDS encoding sensor histidine kinase codes for the protein MRKTWASIITIYQNTKLNGKLFIRITLLMVVTLALVLICLQYAFSLYDEQIYAKSSQVLMMSSNTIEEELERIEEVSFNIAVDPQIQSALLELQGEVTGYDIYRLEQKLEEELANYVGSERYIHSIYLYDSSGREFLAGSSSKPLGEKEKRIAMYSADRYEGKNYWMEIDGVDEFLTSVRLLRSYENLNFDRIGKLMIRVNLDKIVAGLPLTQGEVGGNIVISNSSQVFYSQKGTHDLGDFDFITKKGQGYGIEKINGERYFVNHIATNFEDWTYWNIIPFHAMFSKITAVKYSMVLLFTFLFILLISIGFGFLKRITNPIEELASTMQEVQKGNFLAVQSLKVDEMPEDEVGTLYRNFKTMVQRIDELIKENFSKQLLVKETEFKALQAQINPHFLYNTLESVNWLAKTNKQQQISSMVEALGHLMRNSINFNEDIITVEKELDIVQSYLTIQNYRFADRLDFQMDIPASVLHHHIPKLTLQPLLENSFQHAVEPALDVSTIKLSAVETEQLLYIRVEDNGPGIDPNTLLYIKKGIIKPKGTGIGLNNIDQRIKLGFGEQYGLEIENLAGKGTAVTVILPIQRGGIR